From one Humulus lupulus chromosome 8, drHumLupu1.1, whole genome shotgun sequence genomic stretch:
- the LOC133797230 gene encoding nucleosome assembly protein 1;3-like gives MSNDKESFTMSDLTSALNEEDRAGLVNALKNKIQSLAGQHSDVLENLTPNVRKRVEVLREIQSQHDELEAKFFEERAALEAKYQKLYQPLYTKRYDIVNGVSEVEGVTAEAATDKEEDKDANEVGVPDFWLNAMKNNEVLAEEISERDEGALKYLKDIKWCRIDNPKGFKLEFFFETNPFFKNTVLTKTYHMIDEDEPILEKAIGTEIEWLPGKCLTQKILKKKPKKGAKNAKPITKTENCESFFNFFNPPQVPEEDEDIDEDAAEELQNQMEQDYDIGSTIRDKIIPHAVSWFTGEAIQGDEFGDLEDDDDEDIDEDEDDEEDEDDEEDEDDDDEDDDEDEEETKTKKKPSAGSKKSGRTAGADGQQGERPPECKQQ, from the exons ATGAGCAACGACAAAGAAAGCTTCACCATGTCCGATCTCACTTCTG CTCTCAACGAAGAAGATCGAGCAGGCCTCGTCAACGCTCTTAAG AATAAGATACAGAGTTTGGCAGGCCAGCACTCTGATGTGTTGGAGAACTTGACACCGAATGTTAGAAAGCGGGTCGAGGTTCTTAGGGAAATCCAG AGTCAACACGATGAGTTAGAAGCCAAATTTTTTGAAGAGAGAGCAGCTCTTGAAGCCAAATATCAGAAGCTGTATCAGCCTCTGTACACCAAG AGGTATGATATAGTCAATGGTGTTAGTGAAGTTGAAGGAGTTACTGCTGAAGCAGCAACAGATAAAGAGGAGGATAAAGATGCCAATG AAGTAGGAGTGCCTGATTTCTGGCTCAATGCAATGAAAAATAATGAAGTCCTAGCTGAGGAG ATTTCTGAGCGTGACGAAGGAGCTCTCAAATACCTCAAGGACATCAAGTGGTGCAGGATAGATAATCCTAAGGGTTTCAAACTTGAATTCTTCTTTGAGACTAATCCTTTCTTTAAGAACACTGTCTTGACAAAAACATATCACATGATCGATGAAGATGAACCCATTCTAGAGAAAGCAATAGG GACGGAAATTGAATGGCTTCCTGGAAAATGCTTAACACAGAAGATTCTAAAAAAGAAGCCTAAGAAGGGTGCGAAGAATGCTAAGCCAATTACAAAAACTGAAAATTGTGAAAGTTTCTTCAATTTCTTTAATCCACCTCAAGTTCCTGAAGAGGATGAAGATATTGATGAAGATGCG GCTGAGGAGCTTCAGAACCAGATGGAGCAAGATTATGACATTGG GTCAACCATTCGTGATAAGATTATTCCTCATGCTGTTTCTTGGTTCACGGGAGAGGCTATTCAAGGAGACGAATTTGGAGACCTAGAAGATGACGATGATGAAGACATTGACGAGGATGAAGATGATGAGGaagatgaggatgatgaagaGGATGAGGACGACGATGATGAGGAcgatgatgaagatgaagaggAAACCAAGACCAAAAAGAAG CCATCAGCTGGGTCAAAG AAAAGTGGAAGAACAGCAGGTGCGGATGGTCAGCAAGGCGAGAGGCCTCCAGAATGCAAACAACAGTAG